A window of the Pecten maximus chromosome 19, xPecMax1.1, whole genome shotgun sequence genome harbors these coding sequences:
- the LOC117317586 gene encoding cyclin-Y-like — protein MGNKHSCSCIYSPKSRKPEDAYRPAATVRSEEVGMEPKNQSLSSLHGVPHISDREILPEDNVGDPSIHPLAKPIFSSRSQSEINRNNKNRRRSQYDNRILQLQTPPPMTVKKYSSCSTIFIDDSTVSQPNLKNTIKAVAYAIYFHIKNRESNRTIVIFDEKLHPLSREIVPEDYDSRDPEHKSIYRFVRNLFSAAQLTAECAIVTLVYLERLLHYAEIGIMPANWKRIVLGAILLSSKVWDDQAVWNVDYCQILKDIAVEDVNELERQFLELLQFNINVPSSVYAKYYFDLRALADANELSFPLEPLSKERAEKLEAMSNDGTISKLWQKPTLLRSNSLDGMTTNPRLSVAILS, from the exons ATGGGTAACAAGCACTCTTGTAGCTGTATCTACAGCCCTAAGTCAAGAAAACCCGAAGATGCATACCGTCCGGCAGCGACCGTGCGAAGTGAGGAGGTGGGAATGGAACCAAAGAATCAAAGCTTGTCTTCACTTCATGGGGTACCTCACATCAGTGACAGAGAGATCCTCCCAGAAG acaATGTTGGTGATCCTTCTATACACCCTCTGGCAAAACCAATATTTTCGTCACGGTCACAGAGCGAAATAAACAGAA ATAACAAAAACCGAAGAAGGAGTCAATATGACAATAGAATATTACAACTACAG ACACCCCCGCCCATGACAGTGAAAAAATACAGCTCCTGTTCAACAATATTCATTGATGACTCCACTGTCAGCCAGCCAAACCTGAAGAACACAATCAAAGCGGTGGCTTATgctatttattttcatataaaaaatcgTGAGAGTAATCGCACAATTGTGATTTTTGATGAAAAACTACATCCTTTGTCA AGGGAAATAGTCCCTGAAGATTATGATTCTAGAGACCCGGAACACAAGTCCATCTACCGATTTGTGAGAAACCTTTTTAGTGCGGCACAGTTGACCGCAGAATGTGCAATAGTTACCTTG GTATATTTGGAGCGGCTCCTCCACTATGCTGAAATTGGCATAATGCCGGCTAACTGGAAGAGGATTGTGCTGGGAGCGATTCTGCTTTCTTCTAAGGTGTGGGATGATCAGGCTGTATGGAATGTGGACTATTGTCAAATCCTCAAGGACATAGCTGTGGAAGATGT GAATGAGTTGGAGAGACAGTTCCTCGAGCTGCTGCAGTTCAACATTAATGTACCATCCAGTGTGTATGCCAAATACTACTTTGATTTGAGAGCTCTAGCTGATGCTAACGAATTGAGTTTCCCACTGGAGCCCCTCAGCAAAGAAAGAGCAGAGAAACTTGAG GCAATGTCCAATGATGGAACAATATCCAAATTATGGCAGAAACCAACCCTACTACGATCAAACAGCCTTGATGGCATGACAACGAATCCCAGACTCAGTGTGGCCATCTTGTCATGA